In Musa acuminata AAA Group cultivar baxijiao chromosome BXJ3-11, Cavendish_Baxijiao_AAA, whole genome shotgun sequence, one DNA window encodes the following:
- the LOC103972411 gene encoding small ribosomal subunit protein eS4z, whose protein sequence is MARGLKKHLKRLNAPKHWMLDKLGGAFAPKPSSGPHKARECLPLILILRNKLKYALTYREVIAILMQRHVMVDGKVRTDKTYPAGFMDVVSIPKTNENFRLLYDTKGRFRLHSVRDEEAKFKLCKVRSVQFGQKGIPYLNTYDGRTIRYPDPLIKANDTIKLDLETNKIVDFIKFDVGNVVMVTGGRNTGRVGVIKNREKHKGSFDTIHVQDATGHEFATRMGNVFTIGKGTKPWVSLPKGKGIKLSIIEEARKRLAAAGATATA, encoded by the exons GCAAGGGGATTGAAGAAGCATCTGAAGAGGCTCAATGCCCCAAAGCACTGGATGCTGGATAAGCTTGGTGGAGCATTC GCTCCCAAGCCGTCGTCTGGCCCTCATAAAGCCAGGGAATGCTTGCCCTTGATCCTTATTTTAAGGAACAAACTGAAATATGCTCTTACCTACCGTGAAGTCATTGCTATTCTGATGCAACGCCATGTGATGGTGGATGGGAAAGTCAGGACTGACAAGACTTACCCTGCTGGTTTCATGG ATGTTGTTTCAATACCTAAGACAAATGAGAACTTTCGACTCCTTTATGACACCAAGGGACGCTTTCGTCTCCACTCAGTTAGGGATGAAGAGGCAAAG TTCAAGCTCTGCAAGGTTCGCTCCGTGCAGTTTGGACAGAAGGGCATTCCCTACCTGAACACATATGATGGTCGTACCATTCGCTACCCTGATCCTCTTATTAAGGCCAATGACACCATCAAGCTTGACTTGGAAACCAACAAGATCGTCGACTTCATCAAGTTTGATGTTGGAAATGTTGTGATGGTGACTGGTGGGAGAAACACCGGTCGTGTCGGTGTGATTAAGAACAGGGAGAAGCACAAGGGGAGCTTTGACACCATCCACGTCCAAGATGCCACTGGCCATGAGTTTGCGACTCGCATGGGCAACGTCTTCACAATCGGCAAGGGGACAAAGCCATGGGTGTCTCTTCCAAAGGGCAAGGGAATCAAGCTCAGCATCATTGAGGAGGCACGAAAGCGCTTGGCTGCTGCTGGCGCAACTGCCACTGCTTAG